A portion of the Faecalibacterium sp. I3-3-89 genome contains these proteins:
- a CDS encoding DUF6061 family protein: MKYDERACKFNMDTGCVELTLQDGRKISIGCTGVEDALNVTMAQQTELDYLIYNDPLSYADLILNGDPEEYLKNAAGSHGLED; this comes from the coding sequence ATGAAGTACGATGAAAGAGCCTGCAAGTTTAACATGGATACCGGGTGTGTGGAGTTGACTCTCCAAGATGGGAGAAAAATTTCCATCGGCTGCACCGGGGTCGAGGATGCACTGAATGTGACTATGGCACAGCAGACGGAATTGGACTACCTTATCTACAATGACCCGCTGAGCTATGCCGATTTGATTCTGAACGGTGACCCAGAGGAATATTTGAAAAATGCAGCCGGGAGCCATGGGTTAGAAGATTAA
- a CDS encoding DNA gyrase/topoisomerase IV subunit B has translation MAKKQEYGNESITSLKGADRVRKRPAVIFGSDGVEGCAHSIFEIVSNSIDEARDGHGDTINVTRCKDGSVIVEDFGRGMPVDWNKGEERYNWELLFCEMYAGGKYGEGEDNYEFSLGLNGLGLCATQYASAWMTADIYRDGFHYHLDFQKGENVGGLHKEPFKGRRTGSIIHWKPDDEVFTDIDVPGSYYKDVLRRQAVVNAGLTLNFTDEKEKDPATGKPWKESWCYEHGIADYVAETAGEDSLTPVFSCESEATGRDRDDQPEYKVKMSAAFCFSNKVQMLEYYHNSSWLEHGGSPEHAVRTAFVYQINKYLKDKNLYKKGESAISFQDVQDCLVYVSSSFSTRTSYENQTKKAITNKFVSQAMTDFLKHYLEVYFLEKPDEAQKICQQVLVNKQSREHAEKTRQSIKKTLTTQIDLANRVQKFVDCRTKDASRRELYIVEGDSAMGAVKTSRDSEYQAIMPIRGKILNCLKADYARIFKSDVIVDLIKVMGCGVELGGKHNKELATFNLDNLRFNKIVICTDADVDGYQIRTLVLTMLYRLTPTLINEGYVYIAESPLYEITTKDRTYFAYTEPEKATFLEEIGDKKYTIQRSKGLGENDPEMMWLTTMNPESRRLIKVMPTDVERTAQVFDILLGDNLAGRKEHIAQHGAEYLDDLDVS, from the coding sequence ATGGCAAAAAAACAGGAATATGGCAACGAAAGCATTACCTCGCTGAAGGGCGCGGACCGTGTGCGCAAGCGCCCGGCCGTCATCTTTGGTTCGGACGGCGTGGAGGGCTGCGCACACTCCATCTTCGAGATCGTTTCGAACTCCATCGACGAGGCCCGCGACGGCCACGGCGACACCATCAACGTCACCCGCTGCAAGGATGGCAGCGTCATCGTCGAGGACTTTGGCCGCGGTATGCCCGTGGACTGGAACAAGGGCGAAGAGCGCTACAACTGGGAGCTGCTTTTCTGCGAGATGTACGCAGGCGGCAAGTACGGCGAGGGGGAGGATAACTACGAATTCAGCCTTGGCCTGAACGGTCTGGGCCTCTGCGCCACCCAGTACGCCTCGGCGTGGATGACCGCCGACATCTACCGCGACGGCTTCCACTATCATCTCGACTTCCAGAAGGGCGAGAATGTGGGTGGCCTGCACAAAGAGCCGTTCAAGGGACGCCGCACCGGCAGCATCATCCACTGGAAGCCGGACGACGAGGTCTTTACCGACATCGACGTGCCCGGCAGCTACTACAAGGATGTTCTCCGCCGTCAGGCCGTCGTCAACGCGGGCCTGACCCTCAACTTCACCGATGAGAAGGAGAAAGACCCGGCCACCGGCAAGCCGTGGAAGGAGAGCTGGTGCTACGAGCACGGCATCGCCGACTACGTCGCTGAGACGGCGGGCGAAGACAGCCTGACCCCGGTGTTCAGCTGCGAGAGCGAGGCCACCGGCCGCGACCGGGACGACCAGCCCGAATATAAGGTGAAGATGAGCGCGGCGTTCTGCTTCTCCAACAAGGTGCAGATGTTGGAGTATTACCACAACTCGTCCTGGCTCGAGCACGGCGGCAGTCCGGAGCACGCCGTCCGCACGGCCTTTGTCTACCAGATCAACAAGTATCTCAAGGACAAGAACCTCTATAAGAAGGGCGAGAGCGCCATCAGCTTTCAGGATGTGCAGGACTGTCTGGTCTACGTCTCGTCCAGCTTCTCCACCCGCACCAGCTACGAGAACCAGACCAAGAAGGCCATCACCAACAAGTTCGTCTCGCAGGCCATGACCGACTTCCTCAAGCACTATCTGGAGGTCTACTTCCTCGAAAAGCCCGACGAGGCCCAGAAGATCTGCCAGCAGGTGCTGGTCAACAAGCAGAGCCGTGAGCACGCCGAAAAGACGCGCCAGAGCATCAAAAAGACCCTCACGACCCAGATCGATCTCGCCAACCGGGTGCAGAAGTTCGTGGACTGCCGCACCAAGGACGCTTCCCGCCGGGAGCTGTATATCGTGGAGGGCGACTCGGCTATGGGCGCGGTCAAGACCAGCCGCGACAGCGAATATCAGGCCATCATGCCCATCCGGGGCAAGATCCTGAACTGCCTCAAGGCCGATTATGCCCGCATCTTCAAGTCGGACGTCATCGTGGATCTCATCAAGGTCATGGGCTGCGGCGTCGAGCTGGGCGGCAAGCACAATAAGGAGCTGGCCACCTTCAACCTCGACAACCTCCGCTTCAACAAGATCGTCATCTGTACCGATGCCGATGTGGACGGCTACCAGATCCGCACGCTGGTGCTCACCATGCTCTACCGGCTGACCCCCACCCTCATCAACGAGGGCTATGTCTATATCGCAGAGTCGCCGCTGTACGAGATCACGACAAAAGACCGTACCTATTTTGCCTACACCGAGCCGGAGAAGGCCACCTTCCTCGAGGAGATCGGCGACAAGAAATACACCATCCAGCGCTCGAAAGGTCTGGGCGAGAACGACCCCGAGATGATGTGGCTGACCACCATGAATCCCGAGAGCCGCCGCCTCATCAAGGTGATGCCCACCGACGTGGAGCGCACCGCGCAGGTGTTCGACATCCTGCTGGGCGACAACCTCGCCGGACGCAAGGAGCATATCGCCCAGCACGGCGCGGAGTATCTGGATGATCTGGATGTGTCTTAA
- a CDS encoding D-alanyl-D-alanine carboxypeptidase family protein, which yields MKRIVTLFLSLVLLLSCLCAPASALFDPSLFYEVQARSAYVVNTDTNIIVYDKDSSRQVPAGGLTKYMTIALLLTNYADQLDNTFQMPFAISDYVHNSDNADMRSNETFTYREAVYAMVTRNANEAAMGLAYSLSGGDLAGWVSQMNALSQRIGTTGSTWTDACGLDSGNVTTAVDMYLILRYLMSFDAFVEISSAPTFTMPAKEKHAKSFVLLSQNVALNKTSGGSFYRKAMQGGMCDVMAYKNDHGDQSYVSWANQNGSTYIFCIMQSPDTCDAYGYANRRPALYETTRLIDWVFQSFSIQPALDTDLALAEIPVKYSSDTDTLKLYPDNSMMTLLPSSGDGTVTQKYFHLPDYVCAPIQQGDIIGTVELKLAGETIGMVNLIAGQDVSQSSLLYSLSKLREFFGSLYLRVVLCVSALCAIVYVAWLFLNAQHDRRPSKKIHRYGRPRD from the coding sequence ATGAAACGTATCGTTACCCTGTTTCTCAGCCTTGTTTTGCTGTTGAGCTGCCTGTGTGCACCGGCCTCAGCCCTCTTCGACCCCAGCCTCTTCTATGAGGTGCAGGCCAGAAGCGCCTATGTCGTCAATACAGACACCAACATCATCGTCTACGACAAGGACAGCTCCCGTCAGGTGCCCGCCGGGGGGCTGACCAAATATATGACCATCGCACTGCTGCTGACAAACTATGCCGACCAGCTCGACAATACCTTCCAGATGCCCTTTGCCATCTCGGACTACGTCCACAACAGCGACAACGCCGATATGCGCTCCAACGAGACCTTCACCTACCGGGAGGCCGTCTATGCGATGGTGACGCGGAACGCTAACGAAGCCGCCATGGGCCTCGCCTACAGCCTCTCGGGCGGTGACCTCGCCGGCTGGGTGAGCCAGATGAATGCCCTCTCCCAGCGCATCGGCACCACCGGCAGCACATGGACGGACGCCTGCGGCCTCGACAGCGGCAATGTGACCACAGCCGTGGATATGTACCTTATCCTGCGGTATCTGATGAGCTTTGATGCCTTCGTGGAGATCTCGTCCGCCCCCACCTTCACCATGCCCGCCAAGGAAAAGCACGCCAAGAGCTTCGTCCTCCTGAGCCAGAATGTAGCGCTCAACAAGACCAGCGGCGGCAGCTTCTACCGAAAGGCCATGCAGGGCGGTATGTGCGACGTGATGGCCTACAAAAACGACCACGGCGACCAGAGCTATGTTTCGTGGGCCAATCAGAACGGCTCGACCTATATCTTCTGCATCATGCAAAGCCCTGACACCTGCGACGCCTACGGCTATGCCAACCGCCGCCCGGCCCTCTACGAGACGACCCGGCTTATCGACTGGGTGTTCCAGAGCTTTTCCATCCAGCCCGCGTTGGACACCGACCTCGCACTGGCCGAGATCCCCGTCAAATATTCCTCCGACACCGACACCCTCAAGCTCTACCCCGACAACAGCATGATGACCCTCCTGCCCTCCTCGGGCGACGGCACCGTGACCCAGAAGTATTTCCATCTGCCCGACTACGTCTGCGCCCCCATTCAGCAGGGCGACATCATCGGAACGGTGGAGCTGAAGCTGGCCGGCGAGACCATCGGCATGGTCAACCTCATCGCCGGGCAGGACGTGAGCCAGAGCAGCCTGCTCTACTCCCTCTCGAAGCTGCGGGAGTTCTTCGGCAGTCTCTACCTCAGGGTCGTGCTCTGCGTCAGCGCCCTCTGCGCCATCGTCTATGTCGCGTGGCTCTTCCTCAACGCCCAGCATGACCGCCGCCCCTCCAAGAAGATCCACCGCTACGGCCGTCCCCGCGACTGA
- a CDS encoding DNA gyrase subunit A yields the protein MAKKSSKKTLKPVRPQLGEGVEILNAGSVLEDPITRTLETNYMPYAMSVIVSRALPEIDGFKPAHRKLLYTMYEMGLIKGARTKSANIVGSTMHLNPHGDAAIYDTMVRMGRGNESLLVPFVDSKGNFGKAYSRDMSCAAARYTEAKLESVCEELFRDIDKETVDFVPNYDGTTTEPTLLPVTFPTILANNTLGIAVGMACNICSFNLAELCNTTIALMKDAGHDIATTMPAPDFVGGGQILYDEAQMRDIFENGRGSVKVRARYAAVPGENMIEITQIPPTTTVEAIMDKIAELVKTGKVKEISDMRDETDLNGLKLTLDLKRGVDADKLMAKLFKATPLEDSFSCNFNILVSGQPRVMGVREILQEWTAFRMECVRRRTYYDLHGKEKRLHLLKGLAAILMDIDKAIHIIRTTEEETEVVPNLMIGFGIDEVQADYVAEIKLRHLNREYILKRTGEIEQLEADIADLNDILAKPARIRRIIIKELGDVAKKYGQPRRSEILYDLPEEEGGAEEEAVPDYPVTVFFTREGYLKKIPPQSLRTAGAHKLKEGDEIIRQVETRNNVEALFFTDRQQVYKVRLAELEDGKVAQMGIYLPGRLGMDEGEAILSMVITSDYSGQMLFFFASGKCAKIPLSSYATKQNRRKLLKAYCDKEPLAAMLFLPEETELAIRTSAGRMLLVSTAQIAAKATRDSQGVAVVTLKKNQTIASVVPADTLELANPHRYRVRSLPATGALIRAEDEGEQMTLL from the coding sequence ATGGCAAAGAAATCAAGCAAAAAGACCCTGAAGCCTGTCCGCCCCCAGCTGGGCGAGGGCGTCGAAATACTGAACGCTGGCAGCGTGCTGGAAGACCCCATCACCCGCACGCTGGAAACGAACTATATGCCCTACGCTATGAGTGTCATCGTCAGCCGCGCCCTGCCGGAGATCGACGGTTTCAAGCCCGCCCACCGCAAGCTGCTGTATACGATGTATGAGATGGGCCTCATCAAGGGTGCCCGCACCAAGTCGGCCAATATCGTGGGCAGCACCATGCACCTCAACCCCCACGGCGACGCCGCCATCTACGACACGATGGTGCGCATGGGCCGGGGCAACGAGAGCCTGCTGGTGCCCTTCGTGGACAGCAAGGGCAACTTCGGCAAGGCCTACAGCCGGGATATGTCCTGCGCCGCAGCCCGCTACACCGAAGCCAAGCTGGAAAGCGTCTGCGAAGAGCTGTTCCGGGACATCGACAAGGAGACGGTGGACTTCGTGCCCAACTACGACGGCACCACCACCGAGCCGACCCTGCTGCCCGTGACCTTCCCCACCATTCTGGCCAACAATACGCTGGGCATCGCCGTCGGCATGGCCTGCAACATCTGCTCCTTCAATCTGGCGGAGCTGTGCAACACCACCATCGCCCTCATGAAGGATGCCGGCCACGACATCGCCACCACCATGCCCGCCCCGGATTTCGTGGGCGGCGGTCAGATCTTATACGACGAAGCCCAGATGCGGGACATCTTCGAGAATGGCCGGGGCAGCGTGAAGGTACGCGCCCGCTACGCCGCTGTGCCGGGCGAAAATATGATCGAGATCACCCAGATCCCGCCCACCACCACGGTGGAAGCCATCATGGACAAGATCGCCGAGCTGGTCAAGACGGGCAAGGTCAAGGAGATCAGCGATATGCGCGACGAGACCGACCTGAACGGCCTCAAGCTCACCCTCGACCTCAAGCGGGGCGTGGACGCGGACAAGCTGATGGCCAAGCTCTTCAAGGCCACCCCGCTGGAAGACAGCTTCAGCTGCAACTTCAACATCCTCGTCTCGGGCCAGCCCCGGGTCATGGGCGTGCGGGAGATCTTGCAGGAGTGGACGGCCTTCCGGATGGAGTGCGTCCGCCGCCGCACCTACTACGACCTCCACGGCAAGGAAAAGCGCCTCCACCTGCTCAAGGGTCTGGCGGCGATTTTGATGGACATCGACAAGGCCATCCACATCATCCGCACCACGGAGGAGGAGACGGAGGTCGTGCCCAACCTGATGATCGGCTTTGGCATCGACGAAGTACAGGCCGACTATGTGGCGGAGATCAAGCTGCGCCATCTCAACCGGGAATATATCCTCAAGCGCACCGGCGAGATCGAGCAGCTGGAAGCCGACATCGCCGACCTGAACGACATCCTCGCAAAGCCCGCCCGCATCCGCAGGATCATCATCAAGGAGCTGGGCGACGTGGCAAAGAAGTACGGCCAGCCCCGCCGCAGCGAGATCCTGTACGACCTGCCCGAGGAAGAGGGCGGCGCCGAAGAAGAGGCCGTGCCGGATTATCCCGTCACCGTCTTCTTCACCCGCGAGGGCTACCTGAAGAAGATCCCGCCCCAGAGCCTCCGCACAGCCGGTGCCCACAAGCTCAAGGAGGGCGACGAGATCATCCGGCAGGTAGAGACGCGGAACAATGTGGAAGCGCTTTTCTTCACCGACCGGCAGCAGGTGTACAAGGTGCGTCTGGCGGAGCTGGAAGACGGCAAGGTGGCCCAGATGGGCATTTATCTGCCGGGCCGGCTGGGCATGGACGAGGGCGAAGCCATCCTCTCGATGGTCATCACCTCCGACTACAGCGGGCAGATGCTCTTCTTCTTTGCCAGCGGCAAGTGCGCGAAGATCCCGCTCAGCTCCTACGCCACCAAACAGAACCGCCGCAAGCTGCTGAAAGCCTACTGCGATAAGGAGCCGCTGGCGGCGATGCTCTTCCTCCCGGAGGAGACGGAGCTTGCCATCCGCACCAGTGCGGGCCGGATGCTGCTGGTCAGCACGGCGCAGATCGCCGCCAAGGCCACCCGCGACAGTCAGGGCGTGGCGGTCGTGACCCTGAAAAAGAACCAGACCATCGCCTCCGTCGTCCCGGCGGATACGCTGGAGCTGGCCAACCCCCACCGTTACCGCGTCCGCAGCCTGCCTGCGACCGGTGCGCTCATCCGGGCGGAGGATGAAGGGGAGCAGATGACGCTGCTGTGA
- a CDS encoding FUSC family protein: MPEFPRKDFQLHVGWRTIKTAVSAMLVAIVYCLIGRNPAFACIGVIFGMGVDMRDSIQNGGNRLFGTLIGGLLSIGVFWVYLLFYPQGGHTVFLAVLLGAATVILILLCQYFWPGGVQPGGVVLCIVLFSTPIESYVSYALNRILDTAIGVIMALLVNYFLPRARVVAFWEGLKGLFRMGSKV; this comes from the coding sequence ATGCCAGAGTTCCCGCGCAAGGATTTCCAGCTCCATGTGGGCTGGCGCACCATCAAAACTGCCGTCAGTGCCATGCTGGTGGCCATCGTCTACTGTCTCATTGGCCGCAACCCGGCCTTTGCCTGCATCGGCGTCATCTTCGGCATGGGCGTCGATATGCGGGATTCCATCCAGAACGGCGGCAACCGACTGTTCGGCACCCTCATCGGAGGCCTGCTGTCCATCGGTGTGTTCTGGGTGTATCTGCTGTTCTATCCGCAGGGCGGCCACACCGTTTTTCTGGCGGTGCTGCTGGGCGCTGCCACCGTCATCCTCATCCTGCTGTGCCAGTATTTCTGGCCGGGCGGCGTCCAGCCCGGCGGCGTGGTGCTCTGCATCGTGCTGTTCAGCACCCCCATCGAGAGCTATGTGAGCTACGCGCTCAATCGCATCCTCGACACCGCTATCGGCGTCATCATGGCGCTGCTGGTCAACTACTTCCTCCCCCGCGCCCGGGTCGTGGCCTTCTGGGAGGGACTCAAAGGTCTGTTCCGAATGGGCAGCAAGGTCTGA
- the rlmH gene encoding 23S rRNA (pseudouridine(1915)-N(3))-methyltransferase RlmH — MQNIDLICVGKLNAKYFAEGVAEYQKRLAAFASFRIVELPEEKIEEKNASDAVVKKALDKEGKAILASARKGAAIVAMCIEGKQISSDELAQFLADRANSGAGDVAFVIGSSHGLSEEVKRAAALKFSMGRITMPHQLARLVLTEQIYRACTINAGMKYHK, encoded by the coding sequence ATGCAGAACATCGACTTGATTTGCGTCGGCAAGCTCAACGCGAAGTATTTCGCCGAGGGCGTGGCCGAATACCAGAAGCGTCTGGCGGCGTTCGCGTCTTTCCGCATCGTCGAGCTGCCGGAGGAGAAGATCGAAGAGAAAAATGCCTCCGACGCTGTGGTGAAAAAAGCGCTGGACAAGGAGGGCAAAGCCATCCTCGCCAGCGCCCGCAAGGGCGCGGCCATCGTGGCCATGTGCATCGAGGGAAAGCAAATCTCCTCCGATGAGCTGGCGCAGTTCCTCGCCGACCGTGCAAACAGCGGGGCGGGGGATGTGGCTTTCGTCATCGGCTCATCCCACGGCCTCTCGGAGGAGGTCAAGCGTGCGGCGGCGCTCAAGTTCAGCATGGGCCGCATCACGATGCCCCATCAGCTGGCCCGCCTCGTCCTCACGGAACAGATCTACCGCGCCTGCACCATCAACGCGGGGATGAAGTATCATAAATAA
- a CDS encoding metallophosphoesterase family protein, with amino-acid sequence MVYLTGDTHGELDRFKERELRRAGKGDIVIVLGDFGFVWDGSKAEQKKLDWLRRRPYTLLFLDGSHENYDLLEQYPTEEKFGGLVQPLGGELYHVCRGSVLELEGKKYLCFGGAESPDKEERETHVNWWPQEMPSDEEYARCEAALEANGWQVDYVLTHDAPSKFLDFSVLAVGESNRLHLFLDKVVMKTTYEKWFFGCYHRDVQLSTKSRCLFCDVVSIGEKKKWWQKKSRH; translated from the coding sequence ATGGTATATCTTACGGGCGACACCCACGGCGAGCTGGACCGTTTCAAAGAAAGAGAACTGCGCCGGGCAGGCAAGGGCGACATCGTCATCGTGCTGGGCGATTTCGGCTTCGTGTGGGACGGCAGCAAGGCCGAGCAGAAGAAGCTGGACTGGCTGCGCAGACGGCCTTACACCCTCCTTTTCCTCGACGGAAGCCACGAGAACTACGACCTGCTGGAGCAGTATCCCACCGAGGAAAAATTCGGCGGGCTGGTGCAGCCGCTGGGCGGGGAGCTGTACCATGTCTGCCGGGGCAGCGTTTTGGAGCTGGAAGGGAAGAAATACCTCTGCTTCGGCGGTGCGGAAAGCCCGGACAAGGAAGAACGGGAGACCCACGTCAACTGGTGGCCGCAGGAGATGCCCTCGGACGAGGAATACGCCCGCTGCGAAGCTGCGCTGGAAGCAAACGGCTGGCAGGTAGATTATGTGCTGACCCACGACGCGCCAAGCAAGTTTCTGGATTTCAGCGTGCTGGCTGTGGGCGAGAGCAACCGGCTGCACCTCTTCCTCGACAAGGTCGTGATGAAGACGACCTACGAAAAGTGGTTCTTCGGCTGCTATCACCGGGACGTGCAGCTCTCCACCAAGAGCCGCTGCCTCTTCTGCGATGTGGTGAGCATCGGGGAGAAGAAAAAGTGGTGGCAGAAAAAGAGCAGACATTGA
- the recG gene encoding ATP-dependent DNA helicase RecG yields MPAESHTTLTPDTPVRYLKGVGPKTAERFEKLGILTLSDLLCHYPRRYLDFSKPYSIAEAPSDTECVVKAEVFAKPGGRILPGGRRMERITAGDDVSSLEVTWFNNPYAVQKLELGQEYYFQGIVTGGMLRRQMVNPQVRTDAQVASSPFEAVYPQTEGLTSSAIAKCVRQLLPHVELLPDPLPPGMLKKYRLLPKADAVRAIHCPASEEEAFAARRRLIYEELLVLQLGIGRMKTHGAASTGAPMQKADVSPFWDALPFSPTGAQRRAVEEILTDMAGETSMNRLLQGDVGSGKTLVAAAAIWACIRAGYQAALLAPTEILASQHAENLNRLLAPFGMRVALLTGGMKAAPRRTTLAAIRDDEADLIVGTHAILSEGVSFARLGLAVVDEQHRFGVRQRGLLAEKAANPHLLVMSATPIPRTLGLLMYGDLDISILDELPPGRKPVKTRCITGKKRADLYGFLDREIGAGRQVYIVCPAIEDAGGSGLNAVKSYYEDIAKALLPDRRVGLMHGRLKPKEKAEVMEDFKAGRLDALVSTTVIEVGVDVPNATVMVIENAERYGLSALHQLRGRVGRGAAESWCFLVSDNASESVQKRLRFLCSTSDGFAVAQYDLETRGPGDFFGSRQHGLPTLQVADLMNDTRTLHAAQSEAAALLAADPLLERPEHALLARQVEQMFDQAGAMN; encoded by the coding sequence ATGCCTGCCGAGTCTCACACCACCCTCACCCCGGACACTCCGGTGCGCTACCTCAAGGGCGTCGGCCCTAAGACCGCCGAGCGGTTCGAGAAGCTGGGCATCCTGACCCTCAGCGACCTGCTCTGCCACTATCCCCGCCGGTATCTGGATTTCTCGAAGCCCTATTCCATCGCCGAAGCTCCCAGCGACACCGAGTGTGTCGTGAAGGCCGAGGTATTCGCAAAGCCCGGCGGGCGCATCCTCCCGGGCGGGCGGCGGATGGAGCGCATCACCGCCGGGGATGATGTGTCCAGCCTCGAGGTCACATGGTTCAACAATCCCTATGCGGTCCAGAAGCTGGAGCTGGGACAGGAATATTATTTTCAGGGCATCGTGACCGGCGGGATGCTCCGCCGCCAGATGGTCAACCCGCAGGTGCGCACCGACGCACAGGTGGCCTCCTCCCCCTTCGAGGCCGTCTACCCACAGACCGAAGGGCTGACCAGCAGCGCCATCGCCAAATGTGTGCGCCAGCTCCTCCCTCACGTCGAGCTTCTGCCCGACCCCCTGCCCCCCGGGATGCTGAAAAAATACCGCCTGCTCCCCAAGGCCGACGCCGTCCGGGCCATCCACTGCCCTGCCTCTGAGGAGGAGGCCTTCGCGGCGCGGCGGCGGCTCATCTACGAAGAACTGCTGGTCTTGCAGCTGGGCATCGGGCGGATGAAGACCCACGGCGCAGCCTCCACCGGCGCGCCCATGCAAAAGGCCGACGTCTCCCCCTTCTGGGACGCTCTCCCCTTTTCTCCCACCGGCGCACAGCGGCGGGCCGTGGAAGAGATCCTGACCGATATGGCGGGTGAGACCTCCATGAACCGGCTCCTGCAGGGCGACGTGGGCAGCGGAAAGACGCTGGTGGCCGCTGCGGCCATCTGGGCCTGCATCCGGGCCGGGTATCAGGCAGCGCTTCTGGCGCCCACCGAAATCCTGGCCAGCCAGCACGCCGAGAACCTGAACCGCCTGCTTGCCCCCTTCGGGATGCGGGTGGCCCTGCTCACAGGCGGGATGAAGGCTGCCCCGCGCCGCACCACCCTCGCCGCCATCCGGGACGACGAAGCCGACCTCATCGTGGGCACCCACGCCATCCTCAGCGAGGGCGTGAGCTTCGCCCGGCTGGGGCTTGCCGTCGTGGACGAGCAGCACCGCTTCGGCGTCCGTCAGCGGGGCCTGCTGGCCGAAAAGGCCGCGAACCCCCACCTGCTGGTCATGAGCGCCACCCCCATTCCCCGGACACTGGGGCTTCTGATGTACGGCGACCTCGACATCTCCATCCTCGACGAGCTGCCGCCGGGCCGCAAGCCGGTCAAGACCCGCTGCATCACCGGCAAGAAGCGGGCCGACCTCTACGGCTTCCTCGACCGGGAGATCGGTGCCGGGCGTCAGGTGTATATCGTCTGCCCCGCCATCGAGGACGCGGGCGGCAGCGGCCTTAACGCCGTCAAGAGCTACTACGAGGACATCGCCAAGGCCCTGCTGCCCGACCGCCGGGTGGGTCTGATGCACGGCAGGCTCAAGCCGAAGGAAAAAGCCGAGGTCATGGAGGATTTCAAGGCCGGGCGGTTGGATGCCCTCGTCTCCACCACCGTCATCGAGGTGGGTGTGGATGTGCCAAACGCCACGGTCATGGTCATCGAGAATGCCGAGCGGTACGGTCTGAGCGCCCTCCACCAGCTGCGCGGACGGGTGGGCCGGGGCGCGGCGGAGAGCTGGTGCTTCCTCGTCAGCGACAACGCCTCCGAGTCGGTGCAGAAGCGGCTCCGCTTCCTCTGCTCCACCTCCGACGGCTTCGCTGTGGCCCAGTACGACCTCGAGACCCGCGGCCCCGGCGACTTCTTCGGGAGCCGCCAGCATGGCCTGCCGACCTTACAGGTCGCCGACCTCATGAACGACACCCGCACCCTCCACGCCGCCCAGAGCGAGGCCGCGGCCCTGCTGGCCGCAGACCCACTCCTCGAGCGCCCTGAGCACGCCCTGCTGGCCCGTCAGGTCGAGCAGATGTTCGATCAGGCCGGGGCCATGAACTGA